The Kordia sp. SMS9 genome window below encodes:
- a CDS encoding amidohydrolase family protein yields the protein MKKYMYTYVLCVTVLFGTFSYAQQTPASTQSQAISIVGVTAHIGNGQVIENATLVFENGKIKNIGAAASTSTEGKVIDAKGKHLYPGFISPNSTLGLVEVDAVRATRDQDETGSFNPHIRSLIAYNTESKVVESCRPNGILVAQITPRGGSVSGTSSIVQLDAWNWEDAAIKVDDGIHMNWPNNYSRGRWWLGEPRGLRPNKDYATQVQKIQNVFDDATSYLKSSRSPKNIPYEAMAGLTKGTQTLFVHVNTEKGILDAIEFGKKNKVKIVIVGGYHAHKVATTLRQNNIPVLLHRTHSVPQMDDEDYDISYKKAKILTDAGVLVGLENSGQMERMNTRNLPFLAGTVAAHGLDKEKALQLITSNTAKILGIDDRLGTLEVGKDATLFVSEGDALDMRGNILTHAFINGRDISLETHQTKLWKRYSKKYSKK from the coding sequence ATGAAAAAATATATGTATACATACGTATTATGCGTAACTGTTTTGTTTGGAACGTTCAGTTATGCACAACAAACGCCTGCGTCAACTCAATCGCAAGCCATATCCATTGTCGGTGTTACTGCACATATTGGAAATGGACAAGTGATTGAAAATGCGACGCTTGTTTTTGAAAATGGAAAAATTAAAAATATTGGTGCTGCTGCTTCAACTTCAACGGAAGGAAAAGTGATTGATGCGAAAGGAAAACATCTGTATCCTGGATTTATTTCGCCAAATTCTACCCTTGGTTTGGTAGAAGTTGATGCAGTAAGAGCTACGCGTGATCAAGATGAAACGGGGAGTTTCAATCCGCACATTCGCAGTTTGATTGCCTACAATACAGAATCGAAAGTCGTGGAAAGTTGTAGACCAAACGGAATTTTAGTTGCGCAAATTACACCGCGTGGCGGAAGCGTTTCTGGAACTTCTTCTATTGTACAATTAGACGCTTGGAATTGGGAAGATGCTGCCATCAAAGTCGATGACGGAATTCATATGAATTGGCCCAATAATTATTCTCGCGGCCGTTGGTGGTTAGGAGAACCAAGAGGATTGCGTCCAAACAAAGACTATGCAACACAAGTACAAAAAATTCAAAATGTATTTGATGATGCAACTAGTTACCTAAAAAGTTCCAGAAGTCCTAAAAACATACCATACGAAGCGATGGCTGGATTAACGAAAGGAACACAAACATTATTTGTCCATGTAAATACCGAAAAAGGAATTTTAGACGCTATTGAATTTGGAAAGAAAAACAAGGTCAAAATTGTCATTGTTGGCGGTTACCATGCACATAAAGTTGCGACAACTTTACGTCAAAATAACATTCCCGTATTGTTGCACAGAACACATTCAGTGCCACAAATGGACGATGAAGACTATGACATATCTTATAAAAAGGCTAAAATTTTAACAGATGCAGGCGTTTTGGTAGGATTGGAAAATAGTGGACAAATGGAACGTATGAACACGCGTAACTTGCCATTTTTAGCAGGAACCGTTGCAGCTCATGGGTTAGACAAGGAAAAAGCATTGCAGTTAATCACTTCTAACACCGCAAAAATTTTAGGCATTGACGATCGTTTAGGAACTTTAGAAGTTGGTAAGGATGCAACGCTATTTGTAAGTGAAGGCGATGCGTTAGACATGCGTGGCAATATTTTAACGCATGCATTTATCAACGGACGTGACATAAGTTTGGAAACACACCAAACAAAATTGTGGAAACGCTATTCTAAAAAATACAGCAAAAAGTAG
- a CDS encoding amidohydrolase family protein yields MKKSYLLLLLLFCSLTAFAQDYFPKNDGVKTESHTITAFTNAKIYVTPTQVIDNGTLIIQDGKVVQTGANISIPKNATVVDIAGKSIYPSFIDPFSDFGLKKPKRSGNWRNAPQYDAGRTGYYWNDHIRPETNPIDKFTYDNKKATSLLKAGFGTVNTHLQDGIVRGNGILVALNSKGDNSTRIIDNRSAQYLSYQKSNASKQSYPTSLMGAMALIRQMYHDADWYAKGNAKRTDLALEALLKNKNLIQIFHSGNKHNSIKTDAIGDEFGIQYVLVGDGTEYENINAMKATNASFIIPINFPKAYDVSDPYAASVVELEAMKHWNQAPSNPKALADQGIMFSFTMHDTKSGAEFKANLHKAIKYGLDKTKALEALTTIPAKILQQEDKVGTLQNGRQANFLITSGDIFDQKTVIYENWVQGNQNVFKDKSHRDIRGKYTFNVAGNAYDVNIAGSPEKLKATVMKDSMKLGSKISFKNDWLQLQFTTADTTKTEFIRLTSPVRNTTFFSGKALLANGYESTFNATQQEAKKAADKKDGKKDSKMEAPKMLPISYPNGAYGSASLPTQETVLFKNATVWTNEADGILENTDVLVKDGKISRIGKNLNARGARVIDATGKHLTAGIIDEHSHIAGFTINEAGHNSTAEVNMEDVVNPEDIDIYRNLAGGVTTIQLLHGSANPIGGRSAILSLRWGRSADEMLFKDADGFIKFALGENVKQSNWGDTQTTRFPQTRMGVEQVFTDYFQRAREYEAKKKTGNYRYDIEMETIVEILNKKRFVSCHSYVQSEINMLMKVADKFGFNINTFTHILEGYKVADKMKEHGVGGSTFSDWWAYKYEVNDAIPYNGAIMHNEGVVVAYNSDDGEMSRRLNQEAAKAVKYGGVSEEDAWKFVTLNPAKLLHIDDKVGSVKTGKQADLVLWTDHPMSIYAKAQTTMIEGAVYFDLDRDALLRRNIQKERTELMNMMLLEKNKGMKTQPPKKKEKVHLHCDTVEF; encoded by the coding sequence ATGAAAAAATCGTATTTGCTGCTGTTACTCCTTTTCTGTAGCCTTACTGCCTTTGCGCAGGATTATTTCCCTAAAAATGATGGCGTAAAAACAGAAAGTCACACCATAACAGCATTTACCAACGCCAAAATTTATGTCACGCCCACACAGGTAATTGACAATGGAACACTTATCATTCAAGATGGAAAAGTTGTTCAAACAGGAGCCAATATTTCTATTCCTAAAAATGCTACTGTCGTAGATATTGCTGGAAAAAGTATCTATCCTTCCTTTATTGATCCGTTTTCTGATTTTGGATTGAAAAAACCGAAAAGATCAGGAAACTGGAGAAATGCACCACAATATGATGCAGGAAGAACAGGATATTATTGGAACGATCATATTCGTCCTGAGACAAATCCTATAGATAAATTTACGTACGACAATAAGAAAGCAACAAGTTTACTAAAAGCAGGTTTCGGAACTGTAAATACACATTTACAAGACGGAATTGTTCGCGGAAACGGAATCTTGGTCGCACTAAATTCAAAAGGCGATAATAGTACACGAATTATAGACAATCGTTCTGCACAATATTTATCATATCAAAAAAGTAATGCTTCTAAACAAAGCTATCCAACTTCGCTAATGGGAGCTATGGCGTTGATTCGTCAAATGTATCACGATGCCGATTGGTATGCAAAAGGCAATGCAAAACGTACCGATTTAGCATTGGAAGCCTTGTTGAAAAATAAAAACTTAATCCAAATATTTCATTCTGGGAACAAACACAATAGCATCAAAACGGACGCTATCGGAGACGAATTCGGAATTCAATATGTATTAGTTGGCGACGGAACTGAGTATGAAAACATCAATGCAATGAAAGCGACGAATGCCTCATTTATCATTCCGATCAACTTTCCAAAAGCGTATGATGTATCCGATCCGTATGCAGCGAGTGTAGTAGAATTGGAAGCGATGAAACATTGGAACCAAGCGCCGTCCAATCCGAAAGCATTGGCAGATCAAGGAATTATGTTTAGCTTTACGATGCACGACACCAAGTCTGGTGCAGAATTTAAAGCAAATTTGCACAAAGCTATCAAATATGGTTTGGACAAAACCAAAGCTTTGGAAGCATTGACCACGATTCCTGCGAAAATTCTACAACAAGAAGACAAAGTAGGAACGCTACAAAATGGACGCCAAGCGAATTTTTTAATTACTTCAGGTGATATTTTTGATCAAAAAACGGTGATCTATGAAAATTGGGTGCAAGGAAATCAAAATGTATTCAAAGACAAATCGCATAGAGATATCCGCGGAAAATATACCTTCAATGTGGCAGGAAATGCCTATGATGTCAACATTGCAGGTTCGCCAGAAAAATTAAAAGCAACCGTCATGAAAGATTCGATGAAGTTAGGTTCAAAAATTTCTTTTAAAAATGATTGGTTACAATTACAATTCACAACCGCAGATACAACCAAAACAGAATTCATTCGTTTAACGTCGCCCGTGAGAAATACAACTTTTTTCTCAGGAAAAGCGTTACTAGCCAATGGATACGAATCTACATTCAACGCTACACAACAAGAAGCTAAAAAAGCAGCCGACAAAAAAGACGGAAAAAAAGATTCCAAGATGGAAGCACCAAAAATGCTGCCTATCTCCTATCCAAATGGCGCGTATGGTTCTGCTAGTTTACCAACGCAAGAAACTGTTTTATTTAAAAATGCTACGGTTTGGACCAATGAAGCCGATGGAATTCTTGAAAATACAGACGTTTTAGTAAAAGATGGGAAAATTTCACGCATTGGAAAAAATCTCAATGCGCGCGGTGCTAGAGTAATTGATGCTACAGGAAAACACTTAACTGCCGGTATTATTGACGAACACTCTCACATAGCTGGATTTACCATCAACGAAGCAGGCCACAATTCTACTGCCGAAGTTAACATGGAAGATGTCGTAAATCCTGAAGATATAGATATTTATAGAAACTTAGCTGGTGGTGTAACTACGATTCAATTGTTACACGGTTCGGCGAATCCAATTGGCGGTCGCTCTGCGATTTTAAGTTTACGTTGGGGACGCTCCGCAGATGAAATGCTCTTCAAAGATGCAGACGGATTTATCAAATTTGCATTGGGTGAAAATGTAAAACAGAGTAATTGGGGAGATACACAAACGACACGTTTTCCACAAACGCGTATGGGTGTGGAACAAGTGTTTACTGATTATTTTCAACGTGCCAGAGAATATGAAGCCAAAAAGAAAACTGGAAACTATCGTTACGATATTGAAATGGAAACGATTGTTGAAATTCTAAACAAAAAACGTTTTGTGTCTTGTCACTCATACGTACAAAGTGAAATCAATATGTTGATGAAAGTCGCTGATAAATTCGGTTTCAACATCAATACATTTACACATATTTTAGAAGGTTACAAAGTTGCTGACAAAATGAAAGAACACGGCGTTGGTGGTTCTACCTTCTCAGATTGGTGGGCATACAAATACGAAGTAAACGACGCAATTCCGTATAACGGTGCTATTATGCATAATGAAGGTGTTGTAGTAGCTTACAATTCGGATGATGGTGAAATGTCTCGCAGATTGAATCAAGAAGCAGCAAAAGCGGTAAAATACGGTGGTGTTTCTGAAGAAGATGCTTGGAAGTTTGTCACACTAAATCCGGCAAAATTATTACATATTGATGACAAAGTGGGAAGTGTAAAAACTGGAAAACAAGCTGATTTGGTCTTGTGGACAGATCACCCAATGTCAATTTACGCGAAAGCACAAACCACCATGATTGAAGGTGCTGTATATTTTGACTTAGATCGTGATGCGTTATTGCGTAGAAACATTCAAAAGGAACGTACTGAACTGATGAATATGATGCTTTTAGAAAAAAATAAAGGCATGAAAACACAACCTCCAAAAAAGAAAGAAAAAGTACATCTTCACTGTGATACTGTTGAATTTTAA
- a CDS encoding class I lanthipeptide, translated as MKKKNLKNLSLNKNSISKLQHSTVGGVEKSERRTNCPYCPQSTMGTSVCEWCPTICGPFCNDW; from the coding sequence ATGAAAAAAAAGAATTTAAAAAATTTATCTCTTAACAAAAATTCCATTTCAAAACTTCAGCACTCAACTGTTGGTGGAGTAGAGAAATCGGAGCGAAGAACAAATTGTCCGTATTGTCCACAATCAACAATGGGAACTTCAGTCTGCGAATGGTGCCCTACAATCTGTGGTCCATTCTGTAACGATTGGTAG
- a CDS encoding DUF3810 domain-containing protein: MTKRTKILIALSFPIQFFLIKFLSYYPEFVETYYSNGLYPYISKLFRIVFGWIPFSIGDVFYTIAGILIIRYIYKNYRLVRTEYKRILIDIYITITVAYFAFHLLWGMNYYRLPLYKSLELDRKYSTEQLVDFTERVIAKANATQFKITQNDTVKVEVPYATSEIFEKTMNGYENFSVKQPRFQFTNESLKTSIYSGFLTIMGFSGYINPFTNEAQVNYKIPVYKFAVTASHEKAHQIGYSAENEANFIGCMAALHNDDIYFKYGAYNFMTWHCLREVYNRDKDEYERLKATINPGIQKNYDEVRAFWNSHKNPLKPMFKFTFDQFLKANNQSKGILSYSYVVSLLVNYDKKHTIVP; encoded by the coding sequence ATGACCAAGAGAACAAAAATTTTAATTGCCCTTTCTTTTCCTATACAATTCTTTCTTATCAAATTTCTCAGCTATTATCCCGAGTTTGTAGAAACGTATTACAGCAATGGATTGTATCCGTATATTTCAAAACTTTTTCGCATTGTTTTTGGATGGATTCCATTCTCCATCGGTGATGTTTTTTATACAATCGCAGGAATTTTAATCATTCGCTATATTTATAAAAATTACCGTTTGGTTCGCACAGAATACAAACGAATTTTGATTGACATTTACATCACAATCACAGTGGCATACTTTGCATTTCATTTGTTGTGGGGTATGAATTATTACCGTTTGCCTTTATACAAATCGCTTGAATTGGATCGAAAATATTCAACGGAACAATTAGTAGATTTCACCGAAAGAGTGATCGCGAAAGCCAACGCCACACAATTTAAAATTACACAAAACGATACCGTAAAAGTGGAAGTTCCATACGCAACAAGTGAAATTTTTGAAAAAACCATGAACGGTTATGAAAATTTCAGTGTGAAGCAACCGCGATTTCAATTTACAAATGAAAGCTTAAAAACGTCTATTTACAGTGGATTTTTAACAATTATGGGCTTTAGTGGGTATATCAATCCGTTTACCAACGAAGCACAAGTCAACTATAAAATTCCGGTATACAAATTTGCAGTAACGGCAAGTCATGAAAAAGCACATCAAATTGGGTATTCTGCCGAAAACGAAGCCAATTTTATTGGCTGTATGGCTGCGTTGCATAACGATGATATTTACTTTAAATATGGTGCCTACAATTTTATGACTTGGCATTGTTTAAGAGAAGTATATAACCGAGACAAAGACGAGTACGAACGCTTAAAAGCCACTATAAATCCTGGTATTCAGAAGAATTATGACGAGGTTCGTGCCTTTTGGAATTCACACAAAAACCCGCTAAAACCAATGTTCAAATTCACGTTTGATCAGTTTCTAAAAGCCAACAATCAGTCGAAAGGAATTTTAAGCTACAGCTATGTGGTTTCGTTGTTAGTGAATTATGACAAAAAACACACTATTGTTCCCTAA
- a CDS encoding aminoacyl-histidine dipeptidase, with protein MSQEIRTLEPNALWNKFADLNAVPRPSKKEERVIAFMKKFGEDLGFETFVDEVGNVIIKKPATAGMEDRKPIVMQSHLDMVHQKNSDTEFDFDTQGIEMFVEGDWVKAKGTTLGADNGLGVATIMAVLESNDIAHPAIEALFTIDEETGMTGAMGLKGGLLEGEILLNLDTEEDDEIGIGCAGGIDVTATRSYVVEETPENVVGYTIKVSGLQGGHSGMDIHKGFGNANVLMNRLLFDGFENFGLRIVEIDGGSLRNAIPRESTATVVIDKVQQEAFEFEMQTLINTIKKEFVSIEEELEIAFTITETPNGVMELGVQEGITRSLYAAHNGVYRMSPDIEDLVETSNNIARVIAKDGEIKIGCLTRSSVESGKMDLATKLRASFELSGCEVEFSGSYPGWEPNMNASILPVMVNLYKELNNGAEPHVAACHAGLECGILGTNYPDMEMISFGPNIRGAHSPDERAGISSAQKYWKYVLEILKNIPKK; from the coding sequence ATGAGTCAAGAAATAAGAACTTTAGAGCCAAATGCACTTTGGAACAAATTTGCCGATTTAAACGCAGTTCCACGACCTTCTAAAAAAGAAGAACGTGTGATTGCTTTTATGAAGAAATTTGGAGAAGATTTAGGCTTCGAAACTTTTGTAGATGAAGTTGGAAATGTCATCATTAAAAAACCAGCTACGGCAGGAATGGAAGACCGAAAACCTATTGTAATGCAGTCGCATTTGGACATGGTTCACCAAAAGAATTCCGATACTGAGTTTGACTTTGATACGCAAGGAATTGAAATGTTTGTAGAGGGCGATTGGGTAAAAGCAAAAGGAACTACCTTAGGCGCTGATAATGGACTTGGTGTAGCCACCATTATGGCAGTGTTGGAAAGTAATGATATTGCGCATCCTGCGATAGAAGCGCTATTTACGATTGATGAGGAAACAGGTATGACAGGCGCGATGGGACTGAAAGGCGGATTGCTAGAAGGAGAAATTCTACTAAATCTTGATACAGAAGAAGATGATGAAATCGGAATTGGTTGTGCAGGTGGAATTGATGTGACCGCAACACGTTCGTATGTGGTAGAAGAAACTCCCGAAAATGTAGTTGGATACACGATAAAAGTAAGCGGATTGCAAGGTGGACATAGTGGAATGGACATTCATAAAGGGTTTGGAAACGCCAATGTATTGATGAATCGCTTGTTGTTTGACGGATTTGAAAACTTCGGATTGCGCATTGTGGAAATTGATGGTGGAAGTCTTCGAAACGCCATTCCAAGAGAAAGTACGGCTACGGTTGTGATTGATAAAGTACAACAAGAAGCATTTGAATTTGAGATGCAAACACTCATCAATACGATTAAAAAAGAATTTGTAAGTATTGAAGAAGAGTTAGAAATAGCATTTACAATCACAGAAACACCTAATGGTGTGATGGAGTTGGGCGTGCAAGAAGGCATTACGCGTTCATTATATGCAGCGCATAATGGCGTGTATCGCATGAGTCCAGATATTGAAGATTTGGTAGAAACCTCTAACAATATTGCCCGTGTCATTGCAAAAGATGGTGAAATTAAGATTGGTTGTTTGACACGTTCTTCTGTAGAAAGCGGGAAAATGGATTTGGCAACAAAACTTAGAGCTAGTTTTGAGCTTTCAGGTTGCGAAGTGGAGTTTTCTGGTTCATATCCAGGTTGGGAACCTAATATGAATGCTTCTATTTTACCAGTAATGGTCAATTTATACAAAGAATTAAACAATGGTGCAGAACCACATGTAGCAGCTTGTCATGCAGGTTTGGAATGTGGAATTTTAGGAACGAATTATCCAGATATGGAAATGATTAGTTTTGGTCCAAACATTCGTGGCGCACATTCGCCAGACGAGCGTGCAGGTATTTCTTCTGCACAAAAATATTGGAAATACGTATTGGAAATTTTAAAAAATATTCCAAAAAAATAA
- a CDS encoding peptidylprolyl isomerase has translation MRVFTTTITLCLAIITLGFTSCKNDKNSTSTDQVAANGDAQDDKNGIFAEIKTNKGTMVARLFYKKVPVTVANFIALAEGTHPKLPADQQGKPYYNGVSFHRVMDKFMIQGGDPTGTGSGNPGYRFASEFDKDLKHDKPGVLSMANSGGVATNGSQFFITEVPYPSLDPLDFAGKPKPCERPRVSCHSVFGQLVEGIAIQDSISNVAVNPGSKKPLEDVIMNEVTIIRVGKEAKAFDAVKVFTEDEPTLLNKYEEFKEGITAEFNAKEKEKIKDVIAKFVADNKNLGEVFESPTGMVMVTTQKNTTGEKPTVSNYVKVNCTGAFEDGKVFYTTYKEVAQENGLYNEASASQGAYQPFSSIYNKSATLVPAFKEAFLRMKLGEKAKVFVPSYLGYGSRQYGPIPPNSNLIFEIELVEIDTTK, from the coding sequence ATGTCTTGCGATTATCACTTTAGGATTTACTTCCTGTAAAAATGATAAAAATTCAACCAGCACTGATCAAGTTGCTGCTAATGGCGACGCACAAGATGATAAGAATGGTATTTTTGCCGAAATTAAAACGAATAAAGGAACTATGGTCGCTCGCTTGTTCTACAAAAAAGTGCCTGTAACCGTAGCTAATTTTATTGCATTGGCAGAAGGAACACATCCAAAACTTCCGGCAGATCAACAAGGAAAACCATACTATAACGGAGTTTCTTTCCACAGAGTTATGGATAAATTTATGATTCAAGGTGGCGATCCAACAGGAACAGGAAGCGGAAATCCAGGATACCGTTTTGCAAGCGAATTTGACAAAGATTTAAAACACGACAAACCAGGTGTATTATCTATGGCAAATTCTGGTGGTGTAGCTACCAACGGAAGTCAATTTTTCATTACAGAAGTTCCATATCCAAGTTTAGATCCATTAGACTTTGCAGGAAAACCAAAGCCTTGTGAACGTCCACGTGTAAGCTGTCACTCTGTTTTTGGACAATTAGTGGAAGGAATTGCAATACAAGACAGTATTTCAAATGTAGCGGTTAATCCAGGTTCTAAAAAACCCTTAGAAGATGTGATTATGAACGAAGTAACTATCATTCGTGTTGGAAAAGAAGCGAAAGCCTTTGATGCAGTTAAAGTATTTACAGAAGACGAACCGACGCTTTTAAATAAATATGAAGAATTTAAAGAAGGTATCACTGCTGAATTTAACGCAAAAGAAAAAGAAAAAATAAAAGACGTTATTGCAAAATTTGTAGCAGACAATAAAAATTTAGGAGAAGTATTTGAATCTCCTACGGGAATGGTAATGGTTACCACTCAAAAAAATACTACTGGTGAAAAACCAACCGTTTCAAACTATGTAAAGGTAAACTGTACAGGTGCTTTTGAAGATGGAAAAGTTTTTTACACTACGTATAAGGAAGTTGCACAAGAAAATGGACTTTACAATGAAGCATCGGCAAGTCAAGGAGCTTACCAACCTTTCTCATCCATCTACAATAAAAGCGCAACATTGGTTCCTGCTTTTAAAGAAGCATTCTTACGCATGAAATTGGGCGAAAAAGCAAAAGTATTTGTACCTTCTTATTTAGGATATGGTTCTCGTCAATACGGACCAATTCCACCGAACTCAAACTTAATTTTTGAAATTGAACTTGTAGAAATTGACACCACAAAATAA